Part of the Desulfonatronovibrio magnus genome, TATGGCCCCTGGAGCGACGGCATGAGCTTCAACCTGACCAGCGGCAACCTACCGGGCAAGGCCACTCTTGTATCTCCCAGCGGGAGCATCAGCAACAGTCAGCCCACATATACCTGGAATGCCGTGAGTAATGCCACCTGGTATCATCTGTGGGTCACAGATTCATCCGGCAACCGCATTAACCAGTGGTACAGCGCCTCTGCAGTCAACTGCAGTTCCGGGAGCGGTACATGCTCTATCAGGCCTTCGGTGACTTTAAGAGCCGGCAGCGGAACCTGGTGGATAAGGACATACAATGATAACGGTTATGGCCCCTGGAGCGACGGCATGAGCTTCAACCTGTCAGGAACAACAGGAGGCTGGACCCAGAACTTCACCTCCACCCCCACGGGCTGGCAGCAGGATGCCGGTTCCTGGAGTGTGGTCAGCGGAAGGTACTGGTATACTGAAGGCAGAAGTGTGGGCTTAAGTAACACATCAACGTATAACCAGACTTATACAGATGTGGATTTTTCTGCAAAACTCTGGAGGAACGGGGATGACAGCAGTTCCAACAGGATTTGGGTCAGGGCAAGTGGTTCAATCTTATCCAATGGGTACTTCAGCAACGGTTATTATTTTCAATATACCAGAAATGGAAGCGTTAGTGTATGGAAACGCGTAAATGGAAATGAGACAGCTGTTAAAAACTGGTCCAGTTCATCTGCAGTTAATACAGGGTCAGCATGGAATGTACTCAGGGCAGTCGTACAGGGTGACAGAATGTCGTTTTATGTTAACGATATACTGGTCTGGAGCGGCAGAGACAGCAGTTTATCTTCTGGGAAAGTTGGTGTGGGTATGCATTTTTACAGATCTTCTACAGGCAATGCCTTGTGGGTTGACTGGGCGAAACTTTCCATACCTTCGCTTACGTTAGGTTCTGAAAGTGTAATTTATGAAGAGAAAAAGCAAAATATTAATGGCAGGGATGAAACAATGGGTCACTCCGGCGGTGTGGTTGACTAAAAGAAGTTATGAGAGGCGCTGAGAACATCTCTGCGCCTCCAGCCACATTTTGAAGAATCGGCTGGATCCGTAAGGACTAAACGTTCCCAGGCTGGAGACTGGGAACGAGGGGTATAAGTTACTCGCAGGCTCCGTCCCGGACCGCCCGGGTGAGGAGCTTCTAAGCGTGTAATATATAACAGCTTATAGAAATCTTGATGGTAAGAGGAGCATAAAGATTTGAAAACAATGGAATCCGGTAAAGCCATGAAAATATTACTCCTGCTAACAATAATTACAGCTACATCATTTTTCCTGACCGGTTGTGCTGAGCAAGGTGCGAATACTTTGGAAACTGTTGAGCAAAGTGAAAACCGGGGGTTATTAGAAGCTCCTGATAAAGGGCCAGCGACCGATTATGGATATAATGCTGGTCCGACTAATGATAAGCATGGGATGAAAGAGATGGAAGAAACACCTCCATACCAGGATCCTGCAGTCAACGATGATCATACGGGGTTTAGTGACGAGCATGCCGAATTGATGGAAAAAGCGGAAAAGCATGGGCGAATCCCGATTATTGTTCATTTAAGAATACATGACACTCCCCCTGGTATTGAAGTTTCTGATGAAGATAAAGGGAAGATCATAGTTAGAACACAGGAGCAGGTGATTAATCGTCTGCTGGAATCTCGTGCTGACAGCGGTGAAGATTTGAGCATAAAAACCTTCATGGTAACCCCTGCTTTTGCTATGCAGGCAGGCAAAGAGGAGATTAAAGAGCTTATCACTTACCCTGAAGTTGAATATTTATCCGAGGATACACTTGATGCTCCGGGAGGTTAGCGATACAGCCTGTGCTAAACCCACCATGATTACAATGAAATTCAACTGCAGGACTAAGCATTTTTAGCGCGAGTTCGTATACAAGGCCCAGTTGTATTGGGAATTGAGGCACTTGACTTCTTTGATGAGGGATACAAAGCCGGCCTGGCGGAAAGTGGCGGCCACATAGTCCAGATGGTACAGGTAGAGTATGTAGATGGGGCGGGGGTGGGCCTGCAGTGATTGTTTTATATTGTTCAGAACTGGAGCAAGCACCTCGGGCAGGAAGGGATGATAGAAATGAAAGACCGTGGGAACAGGAGGTGGAGTGTAGTCTAAAGCGTTTACGAGGTTAAGCTCAAAATTGGAACATTTCTGTCGGGGATTTTTATAGGCCTGGATGTTTTTCTTTGCAATGGCGTGGAGATCCGATGATATCTCCACGCCAATTATTTTTTTAAAGGG contains:
- a CDS encoding class I SAM-dependent methyltransferase, which gives rise to MNYTWKEKLAIIKDSLVMIGPILSLRYILIYLLGYMPGSDRSFDRKYGTDTTGLISTSKLSISDVKSSSNAIVYLPAPEGVTRYMLQSLPVNHPEFTFVDYGSGKGRVMLTASTFPFKKIIGVEISSDLHAIAKKNIQAYKNPRQKCSNFELNLVNALDYTPPPVPTVFHFYHPFLPEVLAPVLNNIKQSLQAHPRPIYILYLYHLDYVAATFRQAGFVSLIKEVKCLNSQYNWALYTNSR